The proteins below are encoded in one region of Trichocoleus desertorum ATA4-8-CV12:
- a CDS encoding alpha/beta hydrolase yields MQEVKSQICFLTPKRLNPHHSLFVFLPGMDGTGQLLRSQTSSLETSFDIRCLAIPPTDLTNWEILAAKVIDLIQEEIAKQKQPRPVYLCGESFGGCLALQVATQAPKLFDRLILVNPASSFKRRPWIQWGSSLARWLPEPWYQVSSVGLLPFLASFGRILPEDRHALLEAVQSVPQKTSIWRLSLLNEFEIEDKRLRCVTQPVLLLGSAADRLLPSLAEVERLAEILPNVTSVVLPDSGHACLLEADINLYEIMRQHNFLAHPDHLSLPSPT; encoded by the coding sequence ATGCAGGAAGTCAAGAGCCAAATCTGTTTTCTGACACCCAAACGCCTGAATCCTCACCATTCCCTGTTTGTGTTCCTCCCAGGTATGGATGGTACAGGCCAACTTTTGCGATCGCAGACCTCAAGTCTAGAAACCAGCTTTGATATTCGCTGCTTAGCTATTCCCCCCACCGACTTAACTAACTGGGAGATTTTAGCCGCAAAGGTGATTGATTTAATTCAAGAGGAAATCGCCAAGCAGAAGCAGCCACGCCCCGTCTATCTTTGCGGCGAATCTTTTGGGGGTTGTTTAGCCCTTCAGGTCGCCACTCAAGCACCAAAGCTTTTTGATCGCCTAATTCTTGTTAATCCAGCCTCGTCCTTTAAGCGGCGGCCTTGGATTCAATGGGGTTCCTCTCTGGCCCGTTGGTTGCCAGAACCTTGGTATCAAGTATCCTCAGTCGGGTTGCTACCATTTCTAGCTTCCTTTGGACGTATCTTGCCGGAAGATCGCCATGCCCTACTCGAAGCTGTTCAATCAGTCCCGCAAAAAACCTCTATCTGGCGTCTTTCCCTCCTAAATGAGTTTGAGATCGAGGACAAGCGGCTGCGTTGCGTCACCCAACCCGTTTTGCTCTTGGGTAGTGCCGCCGATCGCCTCTTACCTTCCCTAGCAGAAGTCGAGCGGTTAGCTGAGATTTTACCCAACGTCACCAGCGTTGTTTTACCAGATAGTGGTCACGCTTGCCTGTTAGAAGCAGATATCAATCTCTATGAAATTATGCGTCAACACAATTTTTTGGCGCATCCAGATCACCTAAGTTTGCCTAGCCCCACTTAA